One genomic segment of Profundibacter amoris includes these proteins:
- a CDS encoding glycosyltransferase family 4 protein, producing the protein MTAPQKIICFLFDPNIGGPTIRARSVYQQMMAQGFDIRVAFPKGEGTAAAYLAEKHIPVDQLAISKPVMPRKVGAFLKFALGSPLALFRVVRYLRREKPDVIHVNGAFDTLPAIAGRLAGVPVVWHLNDTVFGPRLSGILGRLVRLVASEIVIAATRVGEHYGVMGANPRVIFAPVDVHRFKARDTGKVPGQNPKLTLVGNWNWIKGHDRFIDVLLDLKQQGIATRGIAAGGFLDGQRAYWEPLLDRIKTNGLTDSFKAPGFVKDTVGLLTGSDLLLLTSHSEASPMSLLEAMSIGLPVVSFDVGGAKEMLGQGDGAAGIVVPNGDTKAMANAVATLLDDTNLYQQMAQNGQRRARDKFSLETCIERHIAAYEAAVQSKSRTVK; encoded by the coding sequence ATGACCGCCCCGCAAAAGATCATCTGCTTTTTGTTCGACCCCAACATCGGCGGGCCGACGATCCGTGCGCGCAGCGTTTATCAGCAGATGATGGCGCAGGGTTTCGACATCCGCGTGGCCTTTCCCAAAGGCGAAGGAACCGCCGCCGCTTATCTGGCCGAAAAGCACATACCGGTTGATCAACTGGCCATTTCCAAACCGGTCATGCCCCGCAAAGTGGGTGCTTTCCTAAAGTTCGCCCTCGGCTCTCCGCTGGCCCTGTTCCGGGTTGTTCGCTATCTGCGGCGGGAAAAGCCGGATGTCATTCATGTGAACGGCGCCTTTGATACCCTTCCCGCCATCGCCGGGCGGCTGGCAGGGGTTCCGGTTGTCTGGCATCTGAATGATACGGTTTTCGGCCCCCGATTGTCCGGCATATTGGGGCGATTGGTGCGGCTGGTTGCCAGTGAAATTGTCATTGCCGCCACCCGCGTCGGGGAACATTATGGTGTCATGGGGGCCAATCCACGCGTGATCTTTGCGCCGGTGGATGTGCACCGCTTCAAGGCGCGGGACACCGGCAAAGTGCCGGGCCAGAACCCAAAGCTGACGCTTGTCGGTAACTGGAACTGGATCAAGGGGCATGATCGTTTCATTGATGTTTTACTGGACCTGAAACAACAGGGCATAGCGACCCGCGGCATTGCCGCCGGTGGTTTTCTGGACGGGCAACGCGCCTATTGGGAACCCCTGCTGGACCGGATCAAAACCAATGGGCTGACCGACAGTTTCAAGGCCCCCGGCTTTGTCAAAGACACCGTTGGTCTGCTGACCGGTAGCGATCTGCTGCTGCTGACCTCGCATTCCGAGGCCAGCCCGATGTCGTTGCTGGAAGCAATGTCCATCGGCCTGCCGGTGGTCAGTTTCGATGTTGGCGGGGCAAAGGAAATGCTGGGACAGGGGGATGGCGCGGCTGGCATTGTCGTGCCAAACGGCGACACAAAGGCAATGGCAAATGCTGTCGCAACCCTGCTGGATGACACAAACCTTTATCAACAAATGGCGCAAAACGGCCAACGGCGGGCACGCGACAAATTCTCGCTTGAAACCTGTATAGAACGGCATATAGCGGCCTATGAGGCCGCAGTGCAAAGCAAGAGTAGGACAGTAAAATGA
- a CDS encoding NAD-dependent epimerase/dehydratase family protein — protein sequence MKWIITGGCGFIGRALIRHLNSEGGHKIRVYDNLSVGTRDDLAGEAPFVELPDDNLSDWSADLALIKGDILEADHLRAAAAGADILIHLAANTGVAPSVEDPYSDCHTNVMGTLNALEACRHENLNRMVFASSGAPLGVQTPPLHEEMAAHPASPYGASKLAGEGYCSAYFHCYGVESVVLRFGNVYGEGSTRKASVVAKFIKLAMAGETLEIYGDGSQTRDFIYIGDLIRAVYAAATTPGVGGETFQIATSAETTVGALTERLVAAIQEVTGIEPKWINGEQRAGDVARNFSDTSKAAAQLNWTPKMDLDEGLRRTVRFFAEQ from the coding sequence ATGAAGTGGATTATCACCGGCGGGTGCGGATTTATCGGCCGCGCCCTGATCCGGCACCTGAATTCCGAAGGCGGCCACAAGATCAGGGTCTATGACAACCTGAGCGTCGGAACCCGCGATGATCTTGCCGGCGAAGCGCCCTTTGTCGAACTGCCAGATGACAACCTGTCCGACTGGTCTGCCGATCTGGCCCTGATAAAAGGCGACATTCTGGAGGCCGACCATCTGCGCGCTGCTGCTGCCGGTGCCGATATTCTGATCCATCTGGCCGCAAACACCGGCGTTGCCCCCTCGGTCGAGGATCCCTATAGCGACTGCCACACCAATGTCATGGGCACCCTGAATGCGCTCGAGGCCTGCCGCCACGAAAACCTGAACCGGATGGTTTTTGCATCCTCCGGCGCGCCGCTCGGGGTTCAGACCCCTCCCTTGCACGAGGAAATGGCCGCGCACCCTGCATCACCCTATGGCGCCTCGAAACTGGCGGGCGAGGGGTATTGCTCGGCCTATTTTCATTGCTACGGAGTTGAGTCAGTGGTGTTGCGGTTTGGCAATGTTTATGGCGAAGGCTCGACCCGCAAGGCCTCGGTTGTGGCGAAATTCATCAAGCTGGCGATGGCCGGTGAAACGCTGGAAATCTATGGCGATGGTTCGCAAACCCGCGACTTTATCTATATCGGCGATCTGATCCGTGCGGTTTATGCCGCCGCGACCACCCCCGGTGTTGGCGGGGAAACCTTCCAGATTGCCACCTCGGCGGAAACAACCGTGGGCGCGCTGACCGAACGACTGGTCGCCGCCATCCAAGAGGTCACAGGCATCGAACCAAAGTGGATCAACGGGGAACAAAGGGCCGGTGACGTGGCCCGCAACTTTTCGGACACCAGCAAAGCGGCGGCCCAATTGAACTGGACGCCAAAGATGGATCTGGACGAAGGGTTGCGCCGCACCGTGCGCTTTTTTGCAGAACAATGA
- a CDS encoding NAD-dependent epimerase/dehydratase family protein, with amino-acid sequence MKVLILGGDGYLGWPTAMDFAAAGHDVTVIDNYLRRIIAEETDSEALLPTPTLTQRAAIFAALTGKKITVRIGDLADPDIMMDVVRDTAPDTIIHYAEQPSAPYSMRGFPEARRTFKNNLDVTFNCIWAMLEHAPKAHLVKLGTMGEYGTPNIDIEEGWIDIDHKGRSGRFLFPRAAGSLYHTTKVLDTDLLWFYVRTYGLRVTDLMQGPVYGLSTDQADLDPALSPNFHYDDIFGTVVNRFLVQAVADIPLTVYGGGGQTRGYLNLRDTLQCVRLAADNPADEGELKIFNQLTETFTVNELADKVKKVGDGMGLNVQIKSIPNPRKELEEHYYNPVHTGLIEMGLEPHYMTDDVVAAMLERIIAAKGKIDTNRIMPRVSWK; translated from the coding sequence ATGAAAGTTCTTATTCTGGGCGGAGATGGCTATCTGGGATGGCCGACAGCAATGGATTTTGCCGCTGCCGGGCATGATGTCACCGTTATCGACAATTATCTTCGCCGGATCATCGCCGAGGAAACCGACAGCGAAGCCCTGCTTCCTACCCCGACATTGACACAGCGGGCGGCGATATTTGCTGCATTGACCGGCAAGAAAATCACCGTGCGTATTGGTGATCTGGCGGACCCGGACATTATGATGGATGTGGTCAGGGATACAGCCCCCGATACGATCATCCACTATGCCGAACAGCCCTCGGCCCCCTATTCGATGCGCGGGTTCCCCGAGGCGCGCCGCACCTTCAAGAACAATCTGGATGTTACATTCAACTGCATCTGGGCGATGCTGGAACACGCCCCCAAGGCACATCTGGTCAAGCTGGGTACGATGGGCGAATACGGCACACCCAATATCGACATCGAAGAAGGCTGGATCGACATTGACCACAAGGGGCGTTCAGGCCGTTTTTTGTTCCCCCGCGCCGCCGGATCGCTTTACCATACAACCAAGGTGCTGGATACCGATCTGCTGTGGTTCTATGTGCGCACCTATGGTCTGCGCGTGACAGACCTGATGCAGGGGCCGGTTTACGGGCTGTCGACAGATCAGGCCGATCTGGATCCGGCCCTAAGCCCGAATTTCCACTATGACGACATATTCGGAACCGTGGTAAACCGTTTTCTGGTTCAGGCCGTGGCGGATATTCCGCTGACCGTTTATGGCGGCGGTGGACAGACCCGTGGCTATCTGAACCTGCGCGACACCCTGCAATGCGTGCGCCTTGCTGCGGATAATCCCGCTGACGAAGGCGAATTGAAGATTTTCAACCAGTTGACCGAAACCTTCACCGTCAACGAACTGGCCGACAAGGTGAAAAAAGTGGGGGATGGCATGGGCCTGAATGTCCAGATCAAATCCATCCCGAACCCTCGCAAGGAACTGGAAGAGCATTACTATAACCCCGTCCATACCGGCCTGATCGAGATGGGGCTGGAGCCACATTATATGACCGATGATGTGGTTGCCGCGATGCTGGAACGTATCATCGCCGCAAAAGGCAAGATCGACACAAACCGCATTATGCCAAGGGTAAGCTGGAAATGA
- a CDS encoding SDR family NAD(P)-dependent oxidoreductase produces MSICKNFKGRSVLITGACGTVGAELTRQVLEAGAERIVCVDNNETELFFLQEKYKAGGAVKCYLADIRDREALTQRMQGVEIVLHAAALKHVGLCEDSPAQAIRTNIEGTQNVIDAALANRVERVIFTSSDKAVNPTNVMGTSKLMGERLMTAASLNNRNCETVFASTRFGNVLGSRGSVVPLFKRQIESGGPVTLTDPSMTRFIMTLEEAVKLVLQSAFMATGGEVFVTKMPVARIEDIASHMVQALSGDNPVKITEIGAKPGEKMYEELMNDEEVRRTWETGDFFVVLPALAGDYEELYPISVGRQKADRPYNSSVEPAMTADELAKYFTEKQIL; encoded by the coding sequence ATGAGTATTTGTAAAAACTTCAAGGGCCGCAGCGTCCTGATCACCGGGGCCTGCGGAACTGTTGGCGCCGAACTGACCCGTCAGGTTCTGGAAGCGGGGGCCGAACGGATCGTTTGTGTCGACAACAACGAAACCGAGCTTTTCTTTTTGCAGGAAAAATACAAAGCCGGCGGGGCCGTCAAATGCTATCTGGCGGATATCCGTGACCGCGAGGCCCTGACACAACGGATGCAGGGGGTCGAAATTGTTCTGCACGCTGCCGCGTTGAAACATGTCGGTCTATGCGAAGACAGCCCCGCGCAAGCTATCCGCACAAATATCGAAGGCACACAGAACGTCATTGATGCGGCCCTTGCCAATCGGGTTGAACGGGTGATTTTCACATCGTCCGACAAGGCGGTGAACCCGACCAACGTTATGGGCACATCCAAACTGATGGGTGAACGGCTGATGACTGCGGCCAGCCTGAACAACCGCAATTGCGAAACGGTTTTCGCCTCGACACGCTTTGGCAATGTGCTGGGATCACGCGGCTCGGTCGTGCCCCTGTTCAAACGCCAGATCGAATCCGGCGGGCCAGTCACCCTGACCGACCCCAGCATGACCCGTTTCATCATGACACTGGAAGAGGCGGTCAAACTGGTCTTGCAATCCGCCTTTATGGCAACCGGTGGCGAAGTGTTCGTTACCAAAATGCCCGTTGCCCGAATTGAAGATATTGCATCCCACATGGTGCAGGCATTAAGCGGCGACAACCCCGTCAAGATTACGGAAATCGGCGCCAAACCCGGCGAGAAAATGTACGAAGAACTGATGAACGACGAAGAGGTCCGCCGGACATGGGAAACCGGTGATTTCTTTGTTGTGCTGCCCGCGCTGGCCGGAGATTACGAGGAACTCTATCCAATCTCGGTTGGGCGTCAAAAGGCAGACAGGCCGTATAATTCATCGGTGGAACCGGCAATGACAGCCGATGAGTTGGCCAAGTATTTCACCGAAAAACAAATCCTTTGA
- a CDS encoding MATE family efflux transporter, translating to MKIAALPISFIAAFLARAAAAFGGLALSVIIARLNGVSEMGAFAFALSVLHFSMIFSRYGLDMVLTRTVARGAKGNMLPVLHRYLKRIITASLVVLVAVLIIGKLAGISQSRMEVLRLLMLGLPFLVGVSLFVGYLKGAGHPAIAALCETGGLAGLTTVAIALMYWSVGPVSIIAISVLYTVICLIVFTALFFLVRRMERHNTPETPVQQAQSTEGAKWFWIVANAVFLSQAGALVIGGMVLSDIDVGHLRLAERLGLMAGFALTVTDPVVARFFARDHGNRILLKRHFMLASGFATLFALTISIIIIFFNDRLLDLVGGDAEIGRTLLYVYLAGSVFNAMTGTSSMLLSMTGNEKFLMRTVVMTFLLAMPSYYFGGLAGGAMGFAIAYLLILVLKNSIIFLRVLQILSGPGADMDPDRKNG from the coding sequence ATGAAGATTGCCGCCCTACCGATCAGTTTTATCGCGGCCTTTCTTGCACGGGCGGCCGCCGCTTTCGGGGGCCTTGCCCTGAGTGTGATCATTGCCAGGCTGAATGGTGTTTCCGAAATGGGCGCCTTCGCCTTTGCGTTGTCGGTTTTGCATTTCTCTATGATTTTCTCCCGATACGGGTTGGATATGGTGTTGACCCGCACCGTGGCGCGGGGGGCAAAAGGAAACATGCTACCGGTGCTGCACCGGTATCTGAAACGCATAATCACAGCATCGCTTGTTGTTCTGGTTGCCGTGCTGATCATCGGCAAACTGGCAGGAATTTCCCAAAGCCGTATGGAAGTGCTGCGCCTGCTCATGTTGGGATTGCCGTTTCTTGTCGGGGTTTCGCTATTTGTCGGGTATCTGAAAGGCGCCGGACACCCCGCGATTGCGGCCCTGTGCGAAACAGGTGGGCTGGCGGGCCTGACCACTGTTGCCATTGCCCTGATGTATTGGTCCGTCGGGCCGGTTTCGATCATTGCCATTTCTGTTTTATACACAGTGATCTGTTTGATCGTTTTCACGGCGCTATTCTTTCTGGTGCGCAGAATGGAACGCCACAACACTCCGGAAACTCCTGTGCAACAGGCGCAATCCACCGAAGGTGCAAAGTGGTTCTGGATCGTTGCCAATGCGGTTTTTCTTAGTCAGGCGGGGGCGTTGGTCATAGGCGGCATGGTTCTAAGTGACATTGATGTCGGCCATCTTCGCCTTGCCGAACGTCTGGGTCTGATGGCAGGCTTTGCCCTGACCGTCACAGACCCCGTGGTCGCCCGTTTCTTTGCGCGGGATCACGGGAACCGCATATTGCTGAAACGGCATTTCATGCTTGCATCGGGGTTCGCCACCCTTTTCGCCCTGACAATTTCCATCATCATAATCTTTTTTAACGACAGATTGCTGGACCTTGTGGGCGGGGATGCCGAAATTGGCCGCACATTGTTGTATGTTTATCTGGCGGGCAGTGTTTTCAACGCAATGACCGGCACCTCCAGTATGCTTCTTTCCATGACAGGGAACGAAAAATTCCTGATGCGCACGGTAGTCATGACGTTCCTGCTGGCCATGCCGTCCTATTATTTTGGTGGGCTTGCCGGTGGCGCGATGGGGTTTGCCATCGCCTATCTGTTGATACTGGTTCTGAAGAATTCGATCATCTTCTTGCGTGTTCTGCAAATCCTGTCCGGACCTGGGGCGGATATGGACCCCGACCGCAAAAACGGCTAG
- a CDS encoding sensor histidine kinase has protein sequence MSRSLHSRIKWFRSVRARLLAIALLPMLVVMPLFLWVVGVNWINRFDNLLIAKVNGDLTIAHQYFQGILERSGERVKALGDSAEFARVIQDNDDAGLAAYLEAERANLGLDFLYFVAKDGQIISAPPFAGNLDAMKWPVVVQAIEGHDATEIDIFQAGDLAAISPALAQKAVIKLVPTQAAVPTDRQAETRGMVVHTASAVQAGTPAALVGGLLLNRNLSFIDTINDLVYPAASLTEGSHGTATLFLEDVRVSTNVRLFENVRALGTRVSAIVRSTVLDGGKVWLDRAFVVNDWYISAYEPIVDSFGKRVGMLYVGFLDTPFQAAKQRTLKTILGGFLAVVLLSVPIFLRWAGGIIKPLERMVATISKVEGGDMGARTGLPAGQDEVGRVAGHLDHLLEQLQERDQKLRDWADELNKRVAERTRELSEANQRLEATTKQLLVAEKLAAIGEITAGIAHEINNPIAVIQGNLDVIRQEVGDDTGLDTEFGLIYEQVHSVNVLVSKLLQFARPEEYAGLVEHHVPDEVINDSIPLVQHLLGKGNITLVLDLNADRPVAMNRTELQQVLINLIVNAIHAMPDGGTLTLRSANKDRDGVQGVEIEVSDTGVGMPPEVLESVFDPFFTTKQAEGTGLGLSISQKLVSRSGGKIGAQSKEGEGASFTVWIPAAQFE, from the coding sequence ATGTCTAGGTCTCTGCACAGCCGGATAAAATGGTTTCGCTCGGTCCGCGCCCGCCTGCTGGCGATTGCGTTGTTGCCCATGCTGGTGGTGATGCCGCTGTTTTTATGGGTGGTCGGGGTGAACTGGATAAACCGGTTTGACAATCTTCTGATTGCCAAAGTGAATGGCGATCTGACCATTGCCCATCAGTATTTCCAAGGTATTCTGGAACGCAGCGGAGAGCGGGTGAAGGCATTGGGTGACTCGGCCGAATTTGCGCGTGTGATACAGGATAACGATGACGCTGGGCTTGCCGCTTATCTGGAGGCCGAACGTGCAAATCTGGGGCTGGATTTTCTGTATTTCGTGGCAAAGGATGGCCAGATCATTTCTGCCCCGCCCTTTGCCGGTAATCTGGATGCAATGAAATGGCCAGTCGTTGTGCAGGCTATTGAAGGTCATGATGCGACCGAAATCGATATTTTTCAGGCTGGTGATCTGGCCGCAATTTCACCCGCGCTGGCGCAAAAAGCAGTGATAAAACTGGTTCCAACCCAAGCTGCTGTGCCAACCGACAGACAGGCAGAAACCCGGGGTATGGTGGTTCACACGGCCTCGGCGGTTCAGGCTGGTACCCCTGCCGCGCTGGTCGGTGGGCTGCTGTTGAACCGCAACCTGTCCTTTATCGATACCATCAATGATCTGGTTTACCCCGCCGCCAGCCTGACCGAAGGCAGCCATGGCACCGCCACCCTGTTTCTGGAAGACGTCCGCGTCAGCACCAATGTACGTCTGTTTGAAAACGTTCGTGCGCTGGGCACGCGCGTATCGGCCATCGTGCGCTCGACCGTGCTGGATGGTGGCAAGGTTTGGCTGGATCGGGCGTTCGTGGTCAATGACTGGTACATCTCGGCCTATGAACCGATCGTGGATAGCTTCGGTAAACGGGTCGGGATGCTGTATGTCGGGTTTCTGGACACCCCGTTTCAGGCAGCCAAGCAGCGGACCTTGAAAACGATACTGGGCGGTTTTCTGGCCGTGGTTCTACTGTCTGTGCCGATCTTCCTGCGCTGGGCGGGCGGGATTATCAAACCGCTGGAACGTATGGTGGCCACTATCAGCAAAGTCGAAGGTGGCGATATGGGTGCGCGCACCGGCCTTCCTGCAGGTCAGGATGAGGTGGGGCGTGTGGCGGGGCATCTGGACCACCTGCTGGAGCAGTTGCAGGAGCGCGACCAAAAGCTGCGCGACTGGGCCGACGAACTGAACAAACGCGTGGCCGAACGCACACGCGAATTAAGCGAAGCGAACCAGCGGCTGGAGGCCACGACCAAGCAATTGCTGGTGGCTGAAAAACTGGCAGCAATAGGCGAAATCACCGCCGGCATCGCCCACGAGATCAACAACCCGATTGCGGTGATACAGGGCAATCTGGATGTGATCCGGCAAGAGGTGGGGGATGATACAGGGCTGGATACCGAATTCGGCCTGATTTACGAACAGGTCCACAGTGTGAATGTTCTGGTCAGCAAGTTGCTGCAATTTGCCCGCCCCGAGGAATACGCGGGGTTGGTTGAACATCATGTGCCGGACGAGGTGATCAATGACAGTATCCCGCTGGTGCAACATTTGCTGGGTAAGGGGAATATCACGCTGGTGCTGGATCTGAACGCCGACCGCCCCGTTGCGATGAACCGCACGGAATTGCAACAGGTTCTGATCAACCTGATCGTGAATGCCATCCATGCCATGCCGGATGGCGGCACGCTGACCCTGCGGTCGGCCAACAAAGACAGGGACGGGGTGCAGGGTGTCGAGATCGAGGTATCGGATACCGGTGTCGGTATGCCCCCCGAGGTGCTGGAATCTGTGTTTGATCCGTTCTTTACCACCAAACAGGCCGAAGGCACGGGGCTGGGTCTGTCGATCAGTCAAAAGCTGGTCTCGCGTAGTGGCGGCAAGATTGGGGCGCAGAGCAAGGAAGGGGAAGGGGCCAGCTTTACTGTCTGGATTCCGGCGGCGCAATTTGAATAA
- a CDS encoding sigma-54-dependent transcriptional regulator, with translation MNKPDTPPTNTSPEFGVGLELCSILVVDDEPGMRNFLTKILGPRCKRVEQAADVEEASKLLDNNHYDIVILDNILPGKSGLEWLREQRQVGFFADAILITAFADLETAIQALRAGAVDFVLKPFRSNQILNAVARSMDRLHLQRENYLLKYELSADATAGRGRLLGNSKEIVDIRETLQRVAPLPTPVLFTGDTGTGKEIAARTLHAMSDRADKPFVPVNCASFSPEVIANELFGNVQNDPSQAHGRQDGLLLYASGGTLFFDEIAEMPLSLQATLLRVIEEMRIRPFGSQREVPLNLRFIFATNADLPAAVEQGKFREDLYHRINVLNVRMPTLRERISDLPELAAMFMKKLSHELRVPPLPLTEQVLLKLSCYDWPGNVRELRNLIERSLILGEFPQEFSCGDEDDTDAAPDSLQAVERRHILTVLDACGGNRAEAARRLGVSRKTIDRKCAMWDV, from the coding sequence ATGAATAAACCCGACACCCCCCCGACCAATACTTCGCCCGAATTCGGCGTTGGGCTTGAGCTGTGCTCAATCCTTGTGGTGGATGACGAGCCGGGAATGCGCAATTTTCTGACCAAAATTCTGGGGCCGCGGTGTAAGCGGGTCGAACAGGCTGCCGATGTGGAAGAAGCCTCAAAACTGCTGGACAACAACCACTATGACATTGTTATCCTTGATAATATCCTGCCGGGGAAATCCGGCCTTGAATGGCTGCGGGAACAGCGTCAGGTCGGGTTTTTCGCCGATGCAATCCTGATCACCGCCTTTGCCGATCTGGAAACCGCCATTCAGGCGCTGCGGGCGGGTGCGGTGGATTTCGTGCTGAAACCGTTCCGCTCGAACCAGATACTGAACGCGGTGGCCCGCAGCATGGACCGGCTGCACCTGCAACGCGAGAACTACCTGCTGAAATATGAATTGTCGGCAGATGCCACGGCAGGGCGGGGGCGGTTGCTGGGAAATTCAAAAGAAATTGTCGATATCCGCGAAACCCTGCAACGGGTGGCGCCGCTGCCGACGCCGGTGCTGTTTACCGGCGATACCGGCACCGGCAAGGAAATCGCTGCCCGCACCCTGCACGCCATGTCGGACCGCGCCGACAAACCCTTTGTGCCGGTCAACTGCGCGTCGTTTTCACCCGAGGTGATCGCGAATGAACTGTTTGGCAATGTGCAGAATGATCCGTCACAAGCCCACGGACGGCAGGATGGCCTTTTGCTTTACGCCAGCGGCGGGACATTGTTCTTTGATGAAATCGCGGAAATGCCGCTGTCGTTGCAGGCCACCCTGCTGCGGGTAATCGAGGAAATGCGCATCCGCCCCTTTGGATCACAACGCGAGGTTCCGCTGAACCTTCGCTTCATATTTGCCACCAATGCCGACCTTCCGGCGGCTGTTGAACAGGGTAAATTCCGCGAGGATCTGTATCACCGGATCAACGTGCTGAATGTTCGCATGCCCACCTTGCGGGAACGCATCAGTGACTTGCCGGAACTGGCGGCGATGTTCATGAAAAAGCTGTCGCATGAATTGCGCGTGCCGCCGCTGCCGCTGACCGAACAGGTGCTGTTGAAGCTGTCCTGCTATGACTGGCCCGGTAATGTGCGTGAATTGCGCAATCTGATTGAACGCTCGCTTATCCTTGGGGAATTCCCGCAGGAATTTTCCTGTGGTGACGAGGACGACACCGATGCCGCGCCGGATTCCCTGCAAGCAGTCGAGCGCCGCCATATCCTGACGGTTCTGGACGCCTGTGGTGGCAACCGCGCCGAGGCCGCGCGGCGGTTGGGTGTGTCACGCAAAACCATCGACCGCAAATGCGCGATGTGGGATGTCTAG
- a CDS encoding (Fe-S)-binding protein gives MSSDNKAQIAVDKFLQFTDGEVASFFEACVHCGECAEACHFYMATKDPKYTPTYKLFPMVKAYKREKAPLHSIRKMFGLLPPAVTEDELREWETLVYDSCTMCGRCTMVCPMGIDIAGTIRKMREGYAAADIVPDGLKRSVDFVEKTGSPMGVTPKALLAQIAHQEKETGIKIEVDKQGADYMAILSSMEIMGFPEIIGAYAKIFKKAGISWTISTKAYEATNVGVQIGSGPLAKEIVTRVVDAAEELGVKYVISPECGHAYGAIRWAGPNMVGRPFKFEVVHIIELLDQLRRDGKIPAGAKDGRKMTLHDPCQIIRRGGLLKEPRSLLDDSCSDFVEMENAGLGNLCCGGGGGVSANPRAADLQNAAFGCKADQLNAIDGLEAVVVPCANCRTVFEEGLEERDMDHLEVLGLGELVAETLKDIEQAEG, from the coding sequence ATGAGCAGTGATAACAAAGCCCAAATCGCCGTTGATAAATTCCTGCAATTTACCGATGGCGAGGTCGCCTCGTTTTTCGAGGCCTGCGTGCATTGCGGCGAATGTGCCGAGGCGTGCCATTTCTACATGGCCACCAAGGATCCGAAATACACACCCACCTACAAATTGTTCCCGATGGTCAAGGCCTACAAACGGGAAAAAGCGCCGCTGCACAGCATTCGCAAGATGTTCGGCCTGCTGCCCCCGGCCGTAACCGAGGACGAGCTGCGCGAATGGGAAACGCTGGTTTACGACAGCTGCACCATGTGTGGGCGTTGCACCATGGTTTGCCCGATGGGCATCGACATCGCCGGCACCATCCGCAAGATGCGCGAAGGCTATGCGGCAGCGGATATCGTGCCGGACGGGTTGAAACGATCGGTGGATTTTGTAGAGAAAACCGGCAGCCCGATGGGCGTGACCCCCAAGGCCCTGCTGGCGCAGATTGCCCACCAGGAAAAGGAAACCGGTATCAAGATCGAGGTCGACAAACAGGGGGCCGATTACATGGCGATCCTGTCGTCGATGGAGATTATGGGCTTTCCCGAAATCATCGGCGCCTATGCGAAAATTTTCAAAAAGGCCGGTATCAGCTGGACCATTTCCACCAAGGCCTACGAGGCAACCAACGTCGGTGTCCAGATCGGTTCCGGCCCCTTGGCCAAGGAAATCGTTACCCGCGTCGTAGATGCCGCCGAGGAGTTGGGCGTGAAATATGTGATCAGCCCCGAATGTGGCCACGCCTATGGTGCAATCCGTTGGGCAGGGCCGAATATGGTTGGCCGTCCGTTCAAATTCGAGGTGGTGCACATTATCGAACTGCTGGACCAGTTGCGCCGTGACGGCAAGATACCGGCAGGGGCCAAGGACGGGCGCAAGATGACGCTGCATGATCCCTGCCAGATTATCCGACGTGGCGGGTTGCTGAAAGAGCCGCGCTCGCTGCTGGATGATTCATGTTCCGATTTTGTCGAGATGGAAAATGCCGGCCTTGGCAACCTGTGTTGCGGTGGCGGTGGCGGTGTTTCGGCCAACCCGCGTGCAGCCGATTTGCAGAATGCGGCCTTCGGGTGCAAGGCGGACCAGTTGAACGCGATTGACGGGTTGGAAGCCGTGGTCGTGCCCTGTGCCAACTGTCGCACTGTGTTCGAGGAAGGTCTGGAAGAACGCGACATGGATCACCTCGAAGTGCTGGGGCTGGGCGAACTGGTTGCCGAAACCTTGAAGGATATAGAGCAAGCAGAAGGTTGA